One Maribacter cobaltidurans genomic window carries:
- a CDS encoding phosphate ABC transporter substrate-binding protein: MKYTKRFERAFGLTPEGHIDFPKKISNVRLSRIDNYLKMGGCCYCFPHGIETTNSKYSKRTRNWKKHRRNQYKG; encoded by the coding sequence GTGAAATATACGAAACGATTTGAAAGGGCTTTTGGACTTACCCCTGAAGGACATATTGATTTTCCAAAGAAAATATCCAATGTTCGTTTATCAAGGATTGACAACTATCTTAAGATGGGTGGCTGTTGTTACTGTTTTCCCCACGGGATTGAAACGACCAACTCGAAGTATTCAAAACGTACCAGGAACTGGAAAAAACATAGGAGAAACCAATACAAGGGATAA
- a CDS encoding serine hydrolase domain-containing protein: MKNKVIRTIVLFVSICTFGQQTATQKIAELFATELEKEPIKSAFLHVYSKSKGIDVRLAESTVNSEHAITINNPFYTASITKMLTATAVGMLKDEKKVNFEDKIAQFLPKSLIEKLHVLDGKDYSKDITIAHLLQHRSGLPDYFTDKTVDGSPNIINQLLMDTDESWSPEEMIRFSKEKMKPHFVPGDGYQYTDTEYVLLALLVEKVSGLSLDEFFKQHIFQPLGMESSYINLKSLSLKNERPMAKFYVGDTEVSSIKSLSADWGGGGLVSTTQDLITFLEAYNTNKLVKKNTRHTMQQWVYETVGMEYGYGIRKVSFKTLFDDDTNLEVMGHTGSTASFLWYCPQLDTYITGTLNQLEASKSTLNLVYAILKILENQQ, translated from the coding sequence ATGAAGAATAAGGTAATACGAACCATAGTACTTTTTGTTTCCATATGTACTTTTGGTCAGCAGACCGCAACTCAAAAGATTGCGGAATTATTTGCGACCGAATTGGAAAAGGAACCTATCAAAAGTGCTTTTCTGCACGTCTATTCCAAATCCAAAGGAATTGATGTTCGGTTGGCGGAAAGTACCGTGAATTCGGAACATGCCATAACCATCAATAATCCATTTTACACGGCCAGTATTACCAAAATGCTCACGGCTACCGCCGTAGGCATGTTAAAGGATGAAAAGAAAGTGAATTTTGAGGATAAGATTGCACAATTTTTGCCAAAATCATTGATTGAAAAGCTGCACGTATTGGATGGAAAGGACTACTCAAAAGACATTACCATCGCCCATCTTTTACAACATAGATCGGGGCTGCCGGATTATTTTACGGACAAAACCGTAGATGGTAGTCCCAATATCATTAATCAACTGTTGATGGATACGGATGAGTCGTGGTCACCCGAGGAGATGATTCGGTTTAGCAAAGAAAAGATGAAACCTCATTTTGTTCCCGGTGATGGCTATCAGTATACGGATACGGAATATGTGCTGTTGGCACTGCTGGTCGAAAAGGTAAGCGGCCTTTCCTTGGATGAGTTTTTTAAACAGCATATTTTTCAGCCTTTGGGGATGGAGTCTTCCTATATCAATTTAAAATCATTATCGCTGAAGAATGAACGCCCCATGGCCAAATTTTATGTCGGCGATACGGAAGTATCATCCATTAAAAGTTTAAGTGCCGATTGGGGTGGGGGAGGTTTGGTATCCACAACCCAAGACCTGATTACCTTTCTTGAAGCCTACAACACCAATAAACTGGTAAAGAAGAATACACGCCACACGATGCAACAATGGGTATATGAAACGGTAGGCATGGAATACGGGTATGGGATACGAAAGGTATCTTTCAAAACACTTTTTGATGATGACACAAACTTGGAAGTAATGGGGCATACCGGTAGTACTGCATCGTTTTTATGGTATTGCCCTCAATTGGACACTTATATTACAGGCACTTTAAACCAACTGGAAGCGTCCAAAAGTACCCTGAATTTGGTTTACGCTATACTTAAGATATTAGAAAACCAGCAATAG
- a CDS encoding AAA family ATPase, translating into MSYLTSLSITTERTHPFPYDVSAIKFAKDVDVSAPVTFIIGDNGTGKSTLLETLALRLQLPHMDGFGYGKNCFKAARSLTPYLHLDWKIEKPRGFFFRAEDFGDLLNSIDREDARLHESFKDIYGEVPDHIIQEMKDNQNYQIYRMRLNYGQDLQGFSHGEAYLKIMDDTINGNGIFLLDEPEAALSPSKQLSLLYFIQEHLKSHMSQFIIATHSPMLMAYPGANIYEVTDKGMNKVSLEETEHYTITRSFLQSPESYLRFFK; encoded by the coding sequence ATGTCTTACCTCACATCACTTAGCATAACTACAGAAAGAACCCATCCGTTTCCCTATGATGTCAGTGCAATAAAGTTTGCAAAGGACGTTGATGTATCCGCACCTGTTACCTTTATTATAGGTGATAACGGTACCGGAAAGTCCACATTGCTCGAAACATTGGCACTTCGTTTACAATTACCACATATGGATGGATTTGGGTATGGTAAAAATTGTTTCAAGGCAGCCCGTTCGTTGACGCCATATCTGCATTTAGATTGGAAAATTGAAAAACCCAGAGGATTTTTCTTCAGGGCAGAGGACTTTGGTGACCTCTTGAACAGTATCGACAGAGAGGATGCCAGGCTCCATGAATCCTTCAAGGATATTTATGGAGAAGTTCCAGACCATATCATCCAAGAAATGAAGGACAACCAAAACTATCAGATTTATCGAATGCGATTGAACTATGGTCAGGATCTACAAGGTTTTTCTCATGGGGAGGCCTACCTGAAGATAATGGACGATACTATAAATGGAAACGGGATATTTCTATTGGATGAACCGGAGGCCGCTTTGTCACCATCCAAACAGTTGTCCTTGCTTTATTTTATCCAAGAACATCTTAAATCCCATATGTCCCAATTCATTATAGCTACACATTCACCTATGCTTATGGCATATCCCGGAGCCAATATATATGAGGTGACCGACAAAGGAATGAACAAAGTATCTTTGGAGGAGACAGAACATTACACTATTACAAGGTCGTTCCTGCAAAGTCCAGAAAGCTATTTGAGGTTTTTCAAGTAG
- a CDS encoding tetratricopeptide repeat protein, with the protein MFYTYLFFLLVFVVFLRPISTLVHELGHGIPALLLTNGKVTLYLGSYGNPKNGFRVQMWRLELFFRKNPFHWKLGLCKMHDERVSINNQIFITLMGPIMSLVLAGVITYLVFFSDINEDWKVILFFFGISTYFDFFANLIPRKEPINLHDGTSTFNDGQNILNLIKLKNLPPEYLEGVEKLNKKEFKEAGKVFCGILQSGHKQDFIYRLTISSFLNAYDYKKANVVNKEFEEKKNRKNFDSNDYNSSGLIKSYLKDFSHGIQDYEKSLELNPNNSYTLNNRGYTFNLMKEYEKAIIDFDKAIELEPEHAYPYNNRGLAKIKLGQTEEGLKDIQKSMELDEDNSYAHMNIGIYYYDSGDYAKALEKFELAYKLDANTYEIKNRIAEAKSKLK; encoded by the coding sequence ATGTTTTATACTTATCTTTTTTTTCTACTTGTATTTGTTGTTTTTCTTCGCCCCATTTCAACCCTTGTCCATGAATTAGGTCATGGAATTCCCGCACTTCTTTTAACAAATGGTAAGGTTACATTATATCTAGGTTCTTATGGTAACCCAAAGAACGGTTTTAGAGTTCAAATGTGGAGATTGGAATTGTTTTTTAGAAAAAATCCCTTCCATTGGAAGCTCGGTTTGTGTAAAATGCATGATGAAAGAGTTTCCATCAACAATCAAATTTTCATAACTCTTATGGGGCCAATTATGTCGTTAGTCCTTGCCGGTGTTATAACATATCTTGTATTTTTCTCAGATATAAATGAAGATTGGAAAGTCATTTTATTTTTCTTTGGGATATCAACATACTTCGATTTTTTCGCTAACCTAATTCCAAGAAAAGAACCGATTAATTTACACGATGGGACTTCTACCTTTAATGACGGTCAAAATATTCTTAACCTCATTAAATTAAAGAACTTGCCACCTGAATATTTAGAAGGAGTAGAAAAGCTTAATAAAAAAGAATTCAAAGAGGCTGGTAAAGTTTTTTGTGGAATTTTACAATCTGGCCATAAACAAGATTTTATTTATCGGCTCACTATTTCTTCTTTTTTAAACGCCTATGATTATAAAAAGGCAAATGTTGTCAATAAGGAGTTTGAAGAAAAAAAGAACCGAAAAAACTTCGATTCTAATGATTATAATAGCTCAGGTTTAATAAAATCTTACTTAAAAGATTTTTCTCACGGGATACAAGATTATGAGAAATCTTTAGAATTGAATCCCAACAACTCCTATACACTCAATAATAGAGGTTACACCTTCAATTTGATGAAAGAATACGAAAAGGCAATAATTGACTTTGATAAAGCAATTGAATTAGAGCCTGAACATGCTTATCCTTACAACAATCGAGGACTTGCAAAAATAAAACTTGGGCAAACCGAAGAGGGTCTTAAGGATATACAAAAGTCGATGGAATTGGACGAAGACAATTCATATGCTCATATGAACATTGGCATCTATTACTATGATTCTGGAGACTATGCCAAGGCCTTAGAAAAGTTTGAATTAGCATATAAACTGGATGCCAACACATATGAAATCAAAAATAGAATTGCTGAAGCCAAGAGTAAGTTGAAGTAA
- a CDS encoding CatB-related O-acetyltransferase, whose translation MKAPDPNTRFPLSNYDTLCFLKNIVTNPNIIVGDYTYYDDFEDVANFEKNVKYHFDFIGDKLIIGKFCMIASGATFIMNGGNHLTEAATAYPFAIFGGAWQNAMEGKSYPTKGDTIIGNDVWIGHGATIMPGVHIGDGAIIATKAVVTKNVEPYTIVGGNPAKPIKKRFSEATISRLLELLWWDWDIEKITQNLGKLTSNPEALF comes from the coding sequence ATGAAAGCTCCGGACCCAAATACCCGCTTCCCCTTATCAAACTACGATACGCTTTGTTTTCTGAAAAACATCGTTACAAATCCGAATATCATTGTTGGGGATTATACCTATTACGATGATTTTGAAGATGTTGCCAACTTTGAAAAAAACGTCAAATACCATTTTGATTTTATTGGGGACAAGCTCATCATTGGGAAGTTCTGTATGATTGCCTCCGGTGCTACCTTTATTATGAACGGTGGCAATCATCTCACCGAAGCCGCAACGGCCTATCCCTTTGCCATATTTGGAGGTGCCTGGCAAAACGCCATGGAGGGTAAAAGCTATCCTACAAAAGGGGATACCATTATCGGCAATGATGTTTGGATAGGTCACGGGGCAACGATTATGCCGGGAGTACACATAGGAGATGGTGCCATTATTGCCACAAAGGCGGTGGTTACAAAAAATGTGGAACCTTACACCATTGTGGGTGGTAATCCTGCAAAACCAATTAAAAAACGCTTCTCCGAAGCTACCATTTCCAGATTGTTGGAACTACTATGGTGGGATTGGGATATAGAAAAAATCACCCAAAATCTAGGGAAACTTACAAGTAATCCTGAAGCGTTGTTTTAA
- a CDS encoding mycothiol transferase, with the protein MKPLKTRISLLLLLLPMVLLNAQGELKSVEGYSPNIGSMVYMLEDLKDRITEQVKDLDQSQTDFLYDSNPNSIGALIMHLVSTESYYQVATLEDREWTEDELASVGVAGELNAKVNSMLKGEPIGYYLDLWDAVRKKTLTLLKTKDDAWFASNIEEGLNYHYIWYHVMEHSANHMGQIGTIKNRLPK; encoded by the coding sequence ATGAAACCCTTGAAAACCAGAATCAGCCTTTTACTTTTATTATTACCGATGGTGTTGTTGAACGCACAAGGGGAATTAAAGTCGGTTGAAGGCTACTCGCCAAACATTGGTAGCATGGTCTATATGTTGGAAGACTTAAAAGACCGTATTACCGAACAAGTTAAAGATTTGGACCAATCACAAACCGATTTTTTATATGATTCCAATCCGAATAGTATAGGGGCCTTAATTATGCATTTGGTATCCACAGAATCCTATTATCAGGTAGCTACCTTGGAGGACAGGGAATGGACAGAAGATGAGCTTGCAAGCGTTGGTGTTGCGGGGGAATTGAATGCAAAGGTAAATAGTATGCTCAAAGGTGAGCCTATTGGGTACTATTTGGATTTATGGGATGCCGTCCGTAAAAAAACGTTGACCTTACTCAAAACCAAGGATGATGCCTGGTTCGCCTCGAATATAGAGGAGGGATTGAACTACCATTATATCTGGTACCATGTCATGGAACATTCGGCCAACCATATGGGGCAAATTGGGACCATAAAGAATCGATTACCCAAGTGA
- a CDS encoding alpha/beta fold hydrolase, protein MKYLLTVICIALSSTLFAQSPRLDSTRVDTTQFVKIGGSKQFISIKGNKSNPLLLYLHGGPGAASSSHREQITHILEEHFLVVHWDQRGSGKSSLGNLISPTLSVMKQDAEDILEYLLEAFQKDKMIVAANSWGTVLGFHLTSKYPNKIASLVAISPVIDNQKSQDATQAKLIKHYRARNNKEAVRQLKAVHIPYENVEDMAVQFKWISDYKGTPISENEFVQYMKFFKEWEAQWMALYKELYSINALKHLTLFKIPVYVFIGEDDLTTGFELTQKFYKKLEAPKKQLFRLKNVGHQIPMYKSVEMQNLIYHVLAKANK, encoded by the coding sequence ATGAAATATCTATTAACAGTAATTTGTATTGCGCTATCCTCTACTTTATTCGCGCAGAGTCCTAGGCTGGATTCAACACGTGTGGATACTACCCAATTTGTGAAAATTGGGGGCAGTAAGCAATTCATCAGTATCAAAGGGAATAAAAGCAATCCCCTTCTGCTGTATCTACATGGTGGACCCGGAGCGGCGAGCTCATCCCACAGGGAACAAATCACCCATATTCTGGAAGAACATTTCTTGGTGGTCCATTGGGACCAAAGAGGGTCAGGAAAATCATCGCTCGGTAATTTAATATCGCCCACCCTTTCGGTTATGAAACAAGATGCCGAGGACATCTTGGAATATCTATTGGAAGCGTTTCAAAAAGACAAAATGATAGTGGCAGCCAATTCTTGGGGAACCGTTTTAGGGTTCCATTTGACATCAAAATATCCAAATAAAATAGCCTCATTGGTGGCCATTAGTCCCGTAATAGATAATCAAAAAAGTCAAGATGCGACCCAAGCCAAACTGATAAAGCACTACAGGGCACGGAACAATAAGGAAGCCGTTAGGCAACTTAAAGCTGTACATATACCTTATGAAAACGTCGAGGATATGGCCGTTCAATTTAAATGGATCAGTGATTACAAGGGAACTCCCATTTCAGAAAATGAATTTGTTCAATACATGAAATTCTTTAAGGAATGGGAGGCACAATGGATGGCCCTTTATAAAGAACTGTATAGCATTAACGCATTAAAGCATCTAACCCTTTTTAAAATCCCAGTGTATGTATTCATAGGGGAGGACGATCTAACCACCGGTTTTGAACTCACACAAAAATTTTATAAAAAACTAGAAGCACCCAAAAAGCAACTGTTTCGGCTGAAAAATGTGGGACATCAAATACCGATGTACAAATCGGTAGAAATGCAAAACTTGATATACCATGTTTTGGCGAAGGCCAACAAGTAA
- a CDS encoding recombinase family protein, whose translation MVVGYARVSTPEQKLEAQIDLLKNAGCEKIYKDIASGTRDDRKGLNEMLRYMRKGDTILTYKNDRVFRSLKNMVELIDRFNEAGVHFKSLSEPEFDTTSANGKFLLQIFAAVAEFERNLISERTKVGLDNARKRNKLLGRPKGSKIETIEKYHYAKHLYGNQGVSIDLACKRAKIGKTSFYRVEKELSSKSSS comes from the coding sequence ATGGTAGTAGGATATGCCAGGGTATCGACACCCGAGCAAAAGCTTGAAGCACAGATCGATCTGTTAAAAAATGCTGGTTGTGAGAAAATTTATAAGGATATAGCAAGCGGTACCCGGGACGACAGAAAAGGATTGAACGAAATGCTGAGATATATGCGAAAGGGGGACACTATCCTTACCTATAAAAACGACAGGGTTTTCCGTTCGCTGAAAAATATGGTTGAACTTATTGATAGGTTCAATGAGGCAGGGGTACATTTCAAAAGCTTGAGCGAACCGGAATTCGACACCACATCGGCCAACGGTAAATTTTTATTACAGATTTTTGCGGCAGTTGCGGAATTCGAACGCAACCTTATCAGTGAACGCACAAAGGTGGGGCTTGATAATGCAAGAAAGCGGAACAAGTTGTTGGGCAGGCCCAAAGGGTCGAAGATTGAAACAATCGAAAAGTACCATTATGCCAAGCATCTGTACGGGAATCAAGGAGTATCGATTGATTTGGCCTGCAAACGGGCAAAAATCGGTAAGACCTCTTTTTATAGAGTAGAAAAAGAACTTTCGTCAAAATCAAGTAGTTAA
- a CDS encoding FKBP-type peptidyl-prolyl cis-trans isomerase, with amino-acid sequence MKNITYLLLLVLITSCNLDSGNEVYIDPVDYTALNDKQITDYLTANDLEAEKTASGLYYTIENPGDGAQPTATSNVTVAYKGYYLNGTVFDQSPEDGITIGLNRVIKGWTEGIPYFKEGGNGTLFIPSHLGYGSYDYNGIPGGSVLIFDIKLLSVN; translated from the coding sequence ATGAAAAACATTACTTACCTTTTACTTTTAGTGCTGATTACTTCATGTAATCTAGATTCCGGTAATGAAGTTTATATTGACCCCGTAGATTATACAGCCTTAAATGACAAACAAATTACAGACTATTTAACGGCCAATGATCTAGAAGCTGAAAAAACAGCATCGGGGCTTTATTATACAATTGAAAACCCCGGTGATGGCGCACAACCCACTGCAACTTCCAATGTAACCGTTGCCTATAAGGGCTATTATTTAAATGGAACGGTATTCGACCAAAGTCCAGAAGATGGGATTACCATTGGACTCAATCGGGTAATCAAGGGCTGGACAGAGGGTATCCCTTATTTTAAAGAAGGCGGAAATGGCACTTTATTCATACCCTCACATTTAGGATACGGTAGCTATGATTATAACGGTATTCCAGGTGGGTCCGTACTTATTTTTGACATTAAACTACTGTCAGTCAATTAA
- the ypfJ gene encoding KPN_02809 family neutral zinc metallopeptidase → MKWQGRRQSSNVDDRRGRSSSERGFGGFSPNLLGPIIRLLFSKVGLIIVGLFLVFSFVTGNNPLTLISNLLSGGVTQSAPSGNYEGTPEENKLADFSAVVLASTEDVWNNTLENYREPTLVLFSGYVSSACGSASSATGPFYCPGDEKLYLDLSFFEEMERQLNAPGDFAQAYVIAHEVGHHIQNLMGITDKIDRLRGQLSKTEFNKYSVRLELQADFLAGVWANRSKQLMESGDLQEALNAANAIGDDRLQKQSSGRVVPDSFTHGTSEQRMRWFKKGYETGDISQGDTFSAESL, encoded by the coding sequence ATGAAATGGCAAGGTAGGCGTCAAAGTTCAAATGTCGATGACCGAAGAGGTCGGTCCAGTTCCGAAAGGGGTTTTGGCGGATTTAGTCCGAATTTACTCGGTCCGATCATTAGACTGCTCTTTTCCAAAGTGGGTTTGATCATTGTAGGTCTGTTCCTTGTATTTTCATTTGTTACCGGAAATAATCCATTGACCCTGATCAGTAATTTACTTAGCGGCGGGGTAACGCAATCCGCTCCTTCAGGAAATTATGAAGGAACTCCCGAAGAAAATAAACTGGCCGACTTTAGTGCCGTTGTCTTGGCGAGCACCGAAGATGTTTGGAACAACACCTTGGAAAATTACCGCGAACCAACATTGGTGTTATTTTCAGGATATGTATCCTCCGCCTGTGGTTCCGCATCCAGTGCCACCGGTCCGTTTTATTGTCCCGGGGATGAAAAGCTATACCTGGACCTTAGTTTTTTTGAGGAAATGGAACGCCAGTTGAACGCTCCTGGCGATTTTGCACAAGCTTACGTCATTGCCCACGAAGTAGGGCACCACATTCAAAATTTAATGGGAATTACCGATAAAATCGATAGGCTCAGAGGTCAATTAAGTAAGACCGAGTTCAATAAATATTCCGTACGCCTAGAGCTACAGGCCGATTTTCTGGCCGGGGTGTGGGCCAATCGTTCCAAACAGCTGATGGAGAGCGGTGATCTCCAAGAAGCCTTGAACGCCGCGAATGCCATTGGGGACGACCGCCTACAAAAGCAATCTTCAGGTAGGGTAGTACCCGATTCCTTCACACATGGCACTTCTGAACAACGTATGCGCTGGTTTAAAAAAGGGTATGAAACCGGGGATATTTCCCAAGGCGATACCTTTAGCGCGGAATCGCTTTAG